The DNA sequence TATACCTGttgggtgtgggagaagttcagAGAAGACATGCAGAAGGACTTTCAATCGGCAcaaaggtgcttctggaaaaccgtttaGCACCTCAGGATGGGGAAGCGGGGAACAagccaagctgtgtacagtaaggatgggacgttgttgacctcaactgaggaggtaatagggcgaTGGAAGGAGCATTTTGAGAAtctcctaaatccagctaataCGCCCTCAATGAATAAGGCAGAGCTGGTGGAtaattgttgtcaatttccctggtggaagtgcGTGAGGTAGCAACTGCACAGTAGCAAGGCCCCAGAGGTTGATGAGATCAGTCTAGAAATGTTGAAAGCTCTGGGTgcggaggggctgtcttggctGACATCTTCAACAATGGGTGGaggtctgggacagtgcctaggGAGTGGCAGACCCGGGTGGTGGTTCCCATCTTCAAAAGGGGGACCAGaaggtgtgtgccaattacaggggagtgttcggccgatagtcaatcctcgggttgaagaggaacaatgcagattccatcctggtcgtggaacaacagATCTTTACTCTTGCAATGAACCTGGTGGAAGCCTGGGAATATGCCCAAccggtctacatgtgtttttagtatctggagaaggcgtatgaccggacCCGGGAGATACTTTGGGAGGTGCTGCGAGAGtctggggtgagggggtcccttctcaggtccatccaatctctgtatgaccaaagcaaaATCTGAAGCAGTGGTTCTCAGCAGGACaccaatggagtgccttcttcaagtagagaatgagtccttaccccaggTGAAGgggtttaaataccttggggtcttgttcatgagtgaggggacaatgaagcaggagattggttggagaattgGCGCAGCGGGTGCGTTATTATATTCAATTTATCGAACTGTTGTGAACAAAGAGACCTGAGCAAGAAAGCAAAGCTCTTGATCTGccagtcagtttttgttcctaccatCACcgatggtcatgaaggctgggtcatgactgaaagaacaagatccaggatacaagcggccgaaatgggttttctcaggagggtggctggcgtctcccagagatagggtgagaagcacagtcatccatggggagctcggagtagagccactgctcctttgcatcgaaaggagccagttgaggtggttcgggcatctttTAAGATTGCCTCCTTGGCGCCTcactagggaggtgttccaggcatgtccagctgggaggaggcctcggggaagtcccaggactagttggagggaatatatctccaacctggcctggcaACGCCTCTGTTCCCCGAGTTGGAGTTAGTTAATGTGGCTCGAGAAatggaagtttggggtcccctgctgaagctgctgcccCTGTGACCCCATatcggataagcggatgaagatggatggatagatggatccTTGACATATGTACATATTTCTAATAGTAACAGGCTTATAGCCTATTGCAATCTCTTAGGCATACATGTAGACGtacttatatttaaataaactgtagCGGAatttatgcagttttttttttttttttaccaattttttTCCCTCGAGTCAGAGCCAGGCGACAGCTATGTTGGAGAGCACCTTGTCCTCCGCCCGCCCCTGCTGGACGACCACCCTGACCCTGTCCCCTGACAGCAAAGGGGCTGGGggaaaaacaagccaaaatatGTTGGTCAAGGGCAGAAAGAAATTGTTCATTTGTGGCCATTAACAACACtcgaaagacaaacaaaaacctgaagaataaataaaaatgttgtgcattgtcatatttcctgtattgaatatcattgccaaacaCAACActatacattttgaaaacaagGAATAATATCCTGTCTCCTTCGTATAGCCCCCAGTTGGGGCTGTGCTGGACACATTTATggcaccctgttttcctgcgtgatgttgtgcagaaccccacaggctaaaacaatgttgcagagacccccccccccagatctAATAATAATCTCAATAAGTGATCAACTGATGACTTCTCCATCTCCTGTAACATGCTgcacccatagaccgtatatcGGCCGATGGCTGCACCGCATGTCCACACTGACTTGAAAACTTGCGTACAAGAGGTCAGACCAACCGTGAGATTTCACGTTCAAATGGATAAATGCCAAGCTTTGCGTACGCCCGTTGTACGTTTCATTGATAAGGACCAATGCGTTACAGGAAGGTGAGTGATTGTGTACTTTACCTAACACCGTAATCTTACAATTCAGTCACGTGCAAAACAGTTGATCAAGCTTTTGGcttatatttattaaaagatgTAGCTAGTCAAAAGGCAAAATTACGCAATATAATGCTGTATGGTGCTCTCCTCTCAATCCTGCGGGCTTGGCTCTATATTCATCCACCGACATTATCAATTTGATATGATTAATTACTAGCAATTGTTTCTAATGACAGGATGACTAATGTATTGCAAGGAACCTTAGATGACTTTAGAAAAAGGggttaaaaatgtgtctttgtggCGATTGTATTGTTGATTGTTTAtaagtttctgtgttttatgtttctgtgatTGTTGATTATGTTCtcttggttttatttatttttgttgttgtttataatCAATACCAAAGTTGTAgctatgtgattttttttttggtgcccTGAAAAACAGTAGCATGTGACCAGATCTCAAaacatttgacctttttttaaattgtattcggCTGCAAAAGGATATTAGAAATTATGCAATATCAAGTTGCTGGACAAAGTAATACTGTAATGAAACAATTTGTGGGACATGTTCAGGGCTGTAGTTGTTATTGAGGACACTGAGGCCATGGGATTCTGGGAATTTGCAAGTTATTGTTCAAACGGTTGCATCATCAGATGAGTAGAACTGCAGTTACAGCCTGGTGTGTGTTCCTCCAGCAGGACGCtggatttatctttttttgttattacttCATCAGACCCTCTAACAAAATCATAACCCTTTTGGGAAAAAATTTacaaattattaacatttaGAATTTTTAACTCTAGACTTGACTTATTAGACAgtgtgaaagtattttttgaTGAATTGCCAACATCATTGCTGCGTCATGCACCTTGTCGTCAGCGTGGCTTTAGATGCTGAGCTCTCAGCATGTTTTGTTTACCTCTTCCATCCTGACACGTGggaaagggagggggaggggaggagaggataGGAGAGGAGGGAGCGAGGGGGGGATTAGCGCAGCATCGTTGCCCAGTGCCTTTTttagacaacaacaaacacaagacTTGATTGAGAGAAAACTGTACAAGGCAGAGTCCCATTTGCACCTGCTAGTCCTTCTCGGCCAGTGTCAGCATCTCTCCACGCTCTCTCTCCATCCAGACCCCGGCGTTCAAGCATGTCTCTGTCCGGCTCACAGACACCAGAGGACGGACTCCACGGTGAGTGATGGTGGTACATAGACCAGCAGgccatttgttttgctgttataTCATGACGTGTATGTATTTGCCTTTACAGCCATGATGTTTATACATTTTGCTCACATTATTAAACAGCTAACCAAGACCTTTATTAAAGCTGTGTGCACAGACAGATTACTGTAATTTTCCAAGGCAAATATAGCCTAACAAAGTGGGTAAACAATGACCCCTTTCCTTCACTCAGTGTGTCTCCAGATATCATAGCTGATGTCAAGATATCCTTTATCAGTGCAGACTTAATACTACTGTAACAGGATGTCAGAATGACAGCAGGTGTAAGAGGATGccacagagagaagaaggtACTGccagttttattattgtttccACTAACACTGTCTTTGTGTAAACGGATTCCCTGACTCACCTGTTTGTATCTCTGTAAACCAATTAAGATGTGGAGATTTCCTTAAGCTTATAGCTCCACTGGGCTGTCTGTACATTGCTTGGCGCATATGATCCTGGGTGAAACATGTGGAATAGGGTTAGATGCAATTTAATCAAGCAAGATATGGTTATCAATTAAAGCTTGACCGATTCTGTTATTGTAAGACAAATACTTAAATTGATATTTGGGAGTCTGATAGTGTATTTTTTATATGAACACTTAACATAAACAATCAATTGCCAATAATGTACATAGTGTTAACAGAATTCAAGCTGCTCtctattaataaaatatatatatatatatatatatatatatatatatatatatatatatatatatatatatatatatattactatgGGCCACAAAATAAATAGTTCTCACTAGTTAAAGTAACTTTCTGCATGAAATTATTAATATAAGGCGTAGAAGAGGGTTTTTTatgcacaaattaaaaatgtgcataaaatAGAATGGAAACAGACTTATAATTACATCATTGTTCTCTTCATTATATAAAATGCACCTTTGTGGGACTTGGCGcacagaaaagtattttttggaCGTAACTTTTTTCAGTAAATCTTTCAATGAAAGGTGAACTGAAACTTAATCAAAGGCCAGATTAAATACCAAAGACACAAGCCTCCCCTGCACCCATAAAACAATGTGACTACCCTGCCTTCAGCAAAATCATACAAGACATAACCCTCCCCCTTTGTTTTCCCCATCCCTTATAATTTCTGCCCAATCCCAAAACAGACATTCATAGCACAGAAAATCAAAAATGATCCTGCTGCAGTTCATTGAGTCTTTTAGCATCCAGCTCCTGTCCACATTTCCTAAAGCTGATTTGGCAGCGGCACAGATGAATGTCTAAAGGATTGCACCATAGAAATGGATTTAGTGCTGCAGAATGGTGACAGATAGATAAAATCATGCAACAAGGCAGTTGTTATGTCATAACTCccctctgtaaaaaaacaaaacaaaaaaactaggGCAATGGCACAGTTTCCCTGCTCTGCCcttcctccctcactcccttCCCTCCAGCTCTGTGCCCACTCATGTCTCTTCTCCCTCTGCAACTGTTTGTGTGATTAAAGTGTCAAAATCCCAGGTAAAATGAGGATGAGAGAGATCAGATGACACTTTGGTAAGCAGATGTGGTGTTGATATTTTGTAAATGCTACCTACTGTATGTCACAAAGGGATACAGGCAGCATGACAAGAGAGAAACAAGTGGAGGAAGGGAAAGGGTAAATGGCTAATCTCTACCAGAAATAAGATCTTACATAAGCAAGCATGCTGTCAGCCTGAGTTAACCCTGCCCCAATGTCtggctgtgagtgtgtgcacgCCATACACATCagtgtgcttttgtgtgcatgtgtgtgtgtgcgcgtgtgtaaATCTCTCATGTGTCCAATGTTCCAGTGTgtctattcattcatttataggctgtgtgtgttttcagtaaACACGTGTCCAGCAGGATGTCCATCCTGAATTCACCGTCTCGCAGGTCATCTAATGTCACATCAGTACCTCTGTGGTGATAAGTCATTATATGTCAGCGCACAACAACCCACATCTGTCCATTCACTGTCCACTCCACACCAAAGCAGTTACATTTCAGAagggttaaaataataatttgacaaTCTTACAATCTTTCTAAACAcaaacaattgaattgaatttattaattcattagtTAAATTAATGAATGTTAACTGAAATAGTGAAATATGATTCCTAAATGCATCATTCTGAGCCTCAAAAGGGGATTGCTGTGTTATTTGGAGACAACAAAAAGCTGCagtgtaatttaaaatataaaactcaAAAATTAATGTATCTGCATAAACTGAACTTCATTGTTGGAATGTGAAAttacatgtatatataaaaacatggacaacagcgttttgtaaaaataataacactaTTTTAACATCCTCTATTTGATTTGTGCCCAGTACAAATATGTTACAATTCCCTaaatttggaaaatgttgtcCCCCTGTCCATAATTGCTAATAGCAGGCCTGGTGTGTAGTGAAACTAAATGTGACTAATGACTgtcaatttttcctttttttctgtctaacATGTACATGAGTGCCCACCGTTGTCTGCAGTGGCTCCTTGCTGAATGCCTTAGCATcatttctgctctctgctgctcatTTTGTCCCCTCCTCAGGCTCCTGGgtggagctggaggagctgaTCGCAGCCGTGAGCCGCAGGGAGAGTCTGACAGGGCCACAGGACAGCATCTCATCCACCCTGCAGGGGGAGCTGGAGAGGATCCTCCTGGAGGCGCAGATGGAGTGTGAGAGGAGTAGAGACAGGTAATGgtgctgtttgtttgtatggattttgctttgttttgtttggggGGGTTGAGCTGCACAGCGAGGTATGAGAATAATTTGCACAGTAATGAGTTTCAGTCGGTGCTCAGTGGAACTTTGCTTGTTTTTCACAATATGTGTTTACTTTCTCTGTTTGaacagaaatgaataaatattaaattgcaATCTATTTATATTTTGATAACAAACCCACATTGCAAATGTCTGTTTGTCGTACACAGTCCTCCACAGGTGGGGACCCCACAGTCCACTGGTTCCCCAAGACCCACTAGTGAGCAAGACAGTGACTGTATCACCATACAGGTATTCCTTTTTAACACTGACATGTGTAATCCATCCGATAACTTTATCCTCCTTTTTATAGtctgcaacacaaacagatacatCTGAAAACTACACAGACAGAGTTTTTTTGTAGTTAATCATTGTGGAGGTgatttatgtttgaagcctatTAATTCCAAATCAAAAGAAGTATGTATactttcaaaacatttgttttatattgttgcTGACCATATACTGAAGCCTGGAGAACTTTTTTATATGGATTTCCGCTTATTTGAGTACGGTTTAAAATTGCTTGAGATCGGTCATCTATCTCATGGAATTTTTGTTTATTGATCTGTCTTCAATAAGTTGGTCATTGCTAAATGGTATATTGTTTGAGATTCTGCCCAAAGatttaaaagacatattttcaaACTCACTGTCTGTCCTGACTTCCTCTTCTGCATCTGTTTTCTGACTTCATTTTCTACTGTTGCAAACCATCTGATCCAATATGCATGTTGCAGGAGGAAGCGGAGCGGCGAGTGGACCCTGACTGGGTGTGGGACTGGTCCAGTAGACCTGAAAACATGCCACCAAAGTAACACCAGCTCttttaaagtcatttattttctttataattatTCAGGTCtgctgtaattctttttttacatcccTATGTTCTTGAGAGTTGTTTGTAAGTATTTGCGTAGATGTATACGTAGTTGTTAACGGTTGAATGGGATTTGTAGTTTATTACCTAGAGTTAGACGgtaagatcaataccactcatgttttgttttgtttattgtttattagtTTATTCATCAGGAACCATGCACAGTTTGAGCCCTGCAACAGCTAATTTACATCTGTGGTCCCTGGGCAAGGGAGATAAAAGGACAATATACATAATATAGACCCTACAGACAATTGTATTAAACAAATAGATCAACAAGAACAACCTATAACAAACATTACATTCTGTATAAAccagtaaataaaatatacattccATGTTATAAAAAGATCACTGATCACAAAGTTGACTCACCTTCAGCCAAGTctttaaggacattttaaaacagctaAGACATATGCAATTTCTAATGTGAAGTAGAATTAAGTTCCACTTTTCTACTATAGTAAATGAAAAAGCTGATTGACCAAATTTGGTCTTTCGAAATTGAGTGTAGCAATCACCTCTTACGAAAGCCCTGGAGACCCTTACATTATCTCTGCAAAATCACACACATTGCTTGAGTGGTGGTGGTGCAAGATCATGGGTCAATTTATACATTTGGACTTTTCTTACTTTAGAGACAACAGGGCGGATACtaataggtctatagttgggtATATTAGTTAGTTATTAGTTGTATCTCCAGCCTTAAAGACGGGTTATTACTGCTGATTTCCAGGCCTTGggaaaaatactttgtttaatAGATAGATTTACCAGATGAGCATTGTGTCTCtgcattaaaggtgctctaagcaatgtcacacgtTTTTATAGgctacagcaaacatctcctcaatATCCACTAGCTGCCTATcctctgaacacactgtaaaaacacatggtctctgtagacagcccaggctaCACAAACACCAGCTAAATCAAACTGTGCCAACATGCATCACCAAACAATCGTCCAGGGTTCCACCCAATAACCGAGATGAAGGATTtgggaagcacagaagggagggtgAGGCAACGAGATGAGTAGAAGGAAGGGGTGAGCAAGCTTTGTTTGAAAAAACGTTGCACGTCCACAAGAAGtgccgtcacccaacatcgcttggAGCACCTTTAAGTATGAAACAGGGGCTAGAGGCTTTATATTATCTTAGCATAAAGAAGGGGAAAATGCTAGCCTAGTTCTCTTTAAAGTTCAAAACTTTGCCAACAAGCACTTCTAAAACTCACATATTAACAtgtatgtattgtgtttaatccaaaaagaaacagaaacataagaACAATTTTGAGGTTTTTGGGGGAGTTGTGTTCTGTAAGTCTTTTTTTGGCATAGTGAGTCTTGTCATCGCCGTGTCTGTTCAGTTTAACTTTGACAGCATGTTCCAATGCCGTCTTAAATGTTGTTTACAGATTAAGACTGAGTTTGAGATGCACATGAATCACCCTCATTTTTATACACTGCCACACTTCACATTTAATCTTCTGCAATACAATAAGTCTATTTGACAGGTAGCAGCGCTTAATGGTCTTGGAGTACTTTTCTACCTTTCATGCATTCTCAGTCTTCTCTCTTGTGTTCTCATTatctctgtttatttcttttcctttcgATGTCTACCCCTTTCCCTGCATCTCTCAtttctccactttctctgcAGAGAGTTTGTGTTTCAGCACCCAAAGCAGCAGGGCTCTCTAAGCTTGAGGAAGACAGAGGTGATGAAGAGAGGAATCTTCTCTTCCGACGTTCTCCTTATCCTTGTTCCCTCTCTGCTGGCTTCACACCTGCTCACACTTGGAGTCGGGTGAGGCACACTCATACTCACTTAATATCTGTAGCTAAACATGTTGAGCAATCCAAAGCTTGACAGGCCAGCTGAAGCTAGTTACAGTTGCTAAGCTATGATTGGACAACTGCTGTTTGGGGGAGTGGTTAAGCAAATTACCAATTACTACTTTCTCTTTTTAGGATCTACATAGGAAAGCGATTGGCCGCTTCTACAACCAGCACACTGTGACGTTGGCTGTAGCCCAGTGCCCCCATTCGCTAACAGTCCGGCCATTAAGGTCACACTGTTACTGCACTAATTTGCCGACTTCCTCCTTCGTCATAGGGCAACCATAGGACCCTGCCCGTCTgtacctctgtctctctgttcatcTGTCTACCCAGCAGCACTCTGCCAGACTGTGCGTGCCATAGGGCTCTCAGAGCGGATGGATGTCGACCAACGAGTCAGACTGAGGTCACTTTTACTCTCCCGGAGAGTAACACTGATCTCAACCAGCTAAAGCATAATCAGAGAGGAGAGATTGCCCCGAtacaaaagaaaggagagaaagagtgtTTTACCCTGCTAGAACAAGAAATCCTTTTGATAGGAGGAGATGAAAACGGTTTTATGGGAACAGTGTGTTCGGATGAAATGAGAAAGATAATGTGGTAGCCTTTCGCCCAACCTTTGAAAAGCAAAATGTCTGTCATTTGTCAAAAGTAATGACCCTTTATAAACTCTGAGCTGCTGAAAGTAGCCCTTGGGgttttttcttctctgatgGTGTAACTAATGTAGAGAGTTTTAGTTGGCTGAGGAGTAGCTCTGGTTGTGCTTTTTCGTCCCATAAACTAATTAAATATTTGacccccaaaaaaagacaataatgaTCCCATTAAACTTCACTCCTCAAAACCTTTAATGTGCCTCTTGGGTCTTTTATTCTCTTCCAGTCCAGACCTGGCAGTCATACACATGTTCATATTGTTTAATAAATGCAGGGAAAGTGAAGCCGGAATAGCACGAAGATTTGCTGAATTAAGCCCGGGACAGCAATTGTAAGTGTACaagatattttttgtttttgtctggagATTATTTGTAGGCAATCAAAGGAAAGACAACCTACTGTGTAGCGGACAACCTCCAAATAAAGCACAGCATCCGTTTAGAATTGATTCCTTTTTCCATATGAAGCCAATCACTGCAAATCACTCTGCTGATTCATCCTGATAAGCTCTTTAGCTGATCTCCACCAGCGTTGACTCTTCGTCTTGTTGTTATGACATCACACCAGCCTGTCTTTTTCCATCTGCCTTTGTCATTCCTTACCTCACAAAAgtcttttcactttctttctttttttttttaaacatgccgCTGCTTTGACCAGTCAaggatttgacattttatagctTTCCCATAAACCAGAAAGCAGTTTCCTCTTAACATCTCATGAAAATAGCTGGCGTGGATTTAGAACAGATGGCCTGAGAAGCACACTGAGGTTTTGCTGTGCTGCCTTGAATATAAACGTGCCGACCGTGCCTTATGAGTTTATCAGCCATTAGCGGCGTGTTTGATGTGAGGGGTCCTGCTGAGCTCTTTAAGCTACTTCTAGACACACCAAAGCTGACGATGCAACAACAAGCCTGTGTTGGCAGAGCACAAAGCACCTGGTTTCCATTCACAGCTATCCACACACCCACATGTGAACTTTGCCTACATGTTTTGGCATCACATACACAACAGCAGGAAGTACTTTGTTGGTAGTTGAATGTTTACATATGCTTGGGAAGTGTCCATTCATTACCTGCGACTGCCATTAATTATTGACCTTTTGTAATGTTGTGCTTAAAGTTTCAAAGGTAAAATTCCAGTGTACTACAGCTGTCATTTTAGTTTCTCATAATAAGGTAATCAAcctctgaaaaaaaataacttggaaAGAAACATTAGCAGTCAGACGATtagcttaattttttttcagaGGAGAATGACTAAATGATTACCTGAGTTATGCGTTTTGAACCCCCCATCATGGTTTACAAATCGTAATTCAACGCTGATCTCCTGTACTAAGCATAGATGTGTGCTTAGATGTGTTTTTCTATGCAGTGAATGAATAGTTATGCAGTTATTATCAACATTTTAGCTGTGCCCACTTTCAGATCTATGTCTTAAAGTTTTTCAGTTTAATTCTAGTTTTTTCAACAAAATCTATGAggaaaaatggaacaaaaagaCACCTTACCTTTTAAGACAAAACATGTAATGCAATACAACCACCCCCAATGTCTCTTTCTGCAAATTTggaattcttctttttttaagaagtttttAAGAAATCTTTAAGAagattttttgggcatttttaggcctttattgacaggacagctgaagaacaAAGGGGGAACGAAAAGCAGCAAAGGGAGACatgtcagagtcaaacctgggcccgctgcgtcaatGACGAAACttctacatatgggcgcccgctctaccaactgagctgtccAGACGCCCCCAATTGTTTAGCCACAGGCCAACAATACCCAATTTATTGAAACTCTTCAATTTGTTTCTTACTTCTTCAGTTAGCTTTGTTGTTGGATCCCCAGATCTCAGTGTTGGCTCTGATAAGTACAGTTTTATCatgataaagaaaaattaaaggGAAAGCTATGAAAAAAAACCAGAATTATCCTTCAAGCTATGATTTTTGGCCTGTGGAGTGTCCCTTTTTCAACCCCCCAATACATTTATCCTCAGCTTGGGGCAAAGCAGTAAAAGGTTGCATGGGCTGTTGTAAATCACCATGTTCTTACACAGATCTATTCCCTGTTGCTGTGAACCTTTGTGACCTCTTCATAGCAGCTGACTGTGTTAAGGTCTTTCAACCCTGTGATTTCCTCTCTGACAATAAGGAGAATATTACTACAGCAAACAGCCTTAAATGCCACATTTGATTTTTCTGAGTGTAAAGCAGACTTTCAGATACATGTGGTCAGAAGGAGTCTGAGCATTTGCTGTTACGAATAAACCCGGCCTCACTGTTGAGGGACACTTAAACAGTGAGGCCGAGACAAAATGTGGAATAAATCTGTTCATTTCCTGGACTCCACTTTAGCGATCGGACGTTTGTCTCTCTGGGAAATGCATTATCTTCCTGCTCCTAAACTGACAGGAAATAAAGAATCCAGTTTCAAAGAGTTTGGATGTTAAGTTGGCACAGTGCCTGGGCTTTAACATTCAAACAAGGTCACTAATTTGAGCCTCCATCTCAAGTAACTCCACTTTACCACATGTGGCCCACTTCCCCCTCATGAACCACTTATCATAAGGAATAGTAGGTTATAATTCCACTGCACAGAATTATATACTCCCACTCAGAAATTAGACACGTAACACACAGCGTACAAAACCAGCACACTCCTACACAAGTAAAAACGTTTTGTTTCTAAAGGAGTTGCACTCATgcactataaataaatacattcatctccaatattttatgttttcatcaaTGAATACAGAATTAATGTTTGTAGGAGAAGATCACTGCTTCTGTTCAGATGTGATTCGACAGTCAGTATGCACAATGAATGCCCTGCCGAAAACATTTTCAGAAGAGattcttgtattttttcatACTCTTCAGTCATGAGAACACTGCAGCAATTTGACTGTGTCTGAACAAATGCTGTGCTCCCCCACTTTGGGACATTTCACACCGTGTGGTGGACATTTCTAGCCCAGACACGTTTGGTCTCACATGCCAAAAGTATGAAGGATTAATGAGAGCACCTGGAAAAAGTCTCAATGGAGCACAATGCAGAGCTGTTCGTACTGTGTAAACAAGTGGCTCAATGTTTTGTCCTCACATTCTGAGGCAATTGTTAATAGCCTATGTGTTCTTTCTATGCAGAATCCTTGTTGTGGTTGgtctgaggaaaaaaacattcagtacACGAAAATCTATTTTGTAAGAATTCTAATAACTGCGTTTGTGTGGACAAAAGTGGTCTGGCCACGGGCATAATTTATGTGTCTgtgggtttctgtgtgtgtgtgtgtgtgtgtgtgtgtgtgtgtgtgtgtgtgtgtctgtgtgtgagacaaCATGGAGTGCATTGAAAGAAGGATAAGTCACACAGCAGGACGGCACTCAATGCTTTTCTCGATGGAAAAGATGTCGCTCTCCCGACTGGCTTCAGCAGCCACCTGCCAGGTATTGTGCCAGGGCTGGTGTAAATCTCATTAGTTTGGCAGGTAtttagtgataaaaaaaagtattggaAGAATTTGAATAATACGCCGATTACCGAAGATATTACAATTCCCCCTGAGGGAAACATGAATATCTGTGCCAATTTTTGTGAAAATCTATTCAAAACTTGTCAAGATCTTGTCACACAGAAACTCATTTTCATGTCAGAAGAAAAGTCAGGGTATCACTAAAGTAATTTGGATTCACCCTCTGGGGAAGAAAATTGCCAATCATTTATA is a window from the Etheostoma cragini isolate CJK2018 chromosome 16, CSU_Ecrag_1.0, whole genome shotgun sequence genome containing:
- the zgc:73226 gene encoding BCL2/adenovirus E1B 19 kDa protein-interacting protein 3 isoform X1 translates to MVVHRPAGHLFCCYIMTCSWVELEELIAAVSRRESLTGPQDSISSTLQGELERILLEAQMECERSRDSPPQVGTPQSTGSPRPTSEQDSDCITIQEEAERRVDPDWVWDWSSRPENMPPKEFVFQHPKQQGSLSLRKTEVMKRGIFSSDVLLILVPSLLASHLLTLGVGIYIGKRLAASTTSTL
- the zgc:73226 gene encoding BCL2/adenovirus E1B 19 kDa protein-interacting protein 3 isoform X2; the protein is MSLSGSQTPEDGLHGSWVELEELIAAVSRRESLTGPQDSISSTLQGELERILLEAQMECERSRDSPPQVGTPQSTGSPRPTSEQDSDCITIQEEAERRVDPDWVWDWSSRPENMPPKEFVFQHPKQQGSLSLRKTEVMKRGIFSSDVLLILVPSLLASHLLTLGVGIYIGKRLAASTTSTL